Proteins found in one Planctomycetes bacterium MalM25 genomic segment:
- a CDS encoding DinB superfamily protein yields the protein MRERLPIALEGIEAARSMTHRLLEDLSPGEWFWQPAEGMNPIAWHVGHLAFAQYFLCLKRLRGRTLEDETLITTHFLKKYKQGSRPTGDPEANYAPDEILAILAAVHDRAMRELPAASDEELQEPSPPPHPVFTTKIGAVEWCSQHEAMHAGQITLLRRLMGKPPRW from the coding sequence ATGAGAGAACGCTTACCGATTGCCCTGGAAGGGATCGAAGCGGCGCGGTCAATGACCCACCGCCTGCTCGAAGACCTCAGCCCCGGCGAGTGGTTCTGGCAGCCCGCCGAGGGGATGAACCCCATCGCGTGGCACGTCGGGCACCTCGCCTTCGCCCAGTACTTCTTGTGCCTGAAGCGGCTCCGCGGCCGCACGCTCGAAGACGAGACGCTCATCACGACGCACTTCCTCAAGAAGTACAAGCAGGGGTCGCGGCCAACCGGCGACCCGGAGGCGAACTACGCCCCGGACGAGATCCTCGCCATCCTGGCAGCGGTCCACGATCGCGCGATGCGCGAGCTGCCCGCGGCTTCTGACGAGGAGTTGCAAGAGCCCTCCCCCCCGCCGCATCCGGTGTTCACGACCAAGATCGGCGCCGTCGAGTGGTGCAGCCAGCACGAGGCGATGCACGCGGGTCAGATCACGCTGCTCCGGCGGCTGATGGGCAAGCCGCCCCGCTGGTGA
- the gltA2 gene encoding Citrate synthase 1, with protein sequence MADAAKLTIGEKTTQLPVITGSEQEVGLDISKLRAETGAVTLDEGFVNTGSTQSAITFLDGEKGILRYRGYPIETLAENCDFVEVAYLLLHGELPNSDQIAEFRTDLRQHTMLHEDMRKFFDGFQHDAHPMAILSSVIHALSTFYADSLDVRNPNHVHRCSMRLLAKAPTIAAYAHKKSIGQPYVYPDNELGYCENFLQMMFSVPAQPYQISPVAARALNLLLIVHADHEQNCSTSTVRMVGSSDANLFASISAGVAALSGPLHGGANEACVAMLDRIHADGHDIQKYVEMAKDKTNGFRLMGFGHRVYKSFDPRAKIIKQVCHDLIDDGHIDDPVFDVALKLEEVALTDEYFIERKLYPNVDFYSGVIYRALGIPVEMFTVLFAIGRMPGWIAQWQEMRESPGKRIYRPRQVYTGPTERDFVPLEKR encoded by the coding sequence ATGGCCGACGCCGCCAAGCTGACGATTGGCGAGAAAACGACCCAATTGCCTGTAATCACGGGTAGTGAGCAGGAGGTCGGCCTCGATATCAGTAAGCTCCGCGCCGAGACTGGCGCGGTGACCCTCGATGAGGGGTTCGTCAACACGGGCTCGACCCAGAGTGCGATCACCTTCCTCGATGGCGAGAAAGGGATCCTCCGCTACCGCGGCTACCCGATCGAGACGCTCGCGGAGAACTGCGATTTCGTCGAGGTCGCCTATCTGCTGCTGCACGGCGAGTTGCCCAACTCGGACCAGATCGCCGAGTTCCGGACCGACCTTCGTCAGCACACGATGCTGCACGAGGACATGCGGAAGTTCTTCGATGGCTTCCAGCACGACGCGCACCCGATGGCGATCCTCAGCTCGGTCATCCACGCGCTCAGCACCTTCTACGCCGACTCGCTGGACGTGCGGAACCCGAACCACGTCCATCGCTGCAGCATGCGGCTGTTGGCCAAGGCGCCGACGATCGCCGCCTACGCGCACAAGAAGTCGATCGGCCAGCCGTATGTTTACCCGGACAACGAACTGGGGTACTGCGAGAACTTCTTGCAGATGATGTTCAGCGTGCCGGCGCAGCCGTACCAGATCAGCCCCGTGGCGGCCCGGGCGCTCAACCTGCTGCTGATCGTCCACGCCGACCACGAGCAGAACTGCAGCACCAGCACGGTACGAATGGTCGGTTCGAGCGACGCGAACTTGTTCGCCTCGATCTCGGCGGGAGTCGCCGCCCTGTCGGGCCCGCTGCACGGCGGGGCCAACGAGGCGTGCGTCGCGATGCTCGACCGCATCCACGCCGACGGTCACGACATCCAGAAGTATGTCGAGATGGCCAAGGACAAGACCAACGGCTTCCGGCTGATGGGCTTCGGGCACCGCGTCTACAAGAGCTTCGATCCGCGGGCCAAGATCATCAAGCAGGTCTGCCACGACCTGATCGACGACGGCCACATCGATGACCCGGTCTTTGACGTGGCGCTCAAGCTCGAAGAGGTCGCCCTGACCGACGAGTACTTCATTGAGCGGAAGCTCTACCCGAACGTCGATTTCTACTCGGGCGTGATCTACCGCGCCCTGGGCATCCCGGTCGAGATGTTCACCGTGCTGTTCGCCATCGGCCGCATGCCCGGCTGGATCGCGCAATGGCAGGAGATGCGCGAGAGCCCCGGCAAGCGGATCTACCGCCCCCGTCAGGTCTACACGGGCCCGACCGAGCGCGATTTCGTGCCGCTCGAGAAGCGTTGA
- the pknB_7 gene encoding Serine/threonine-protein kinase PknB — MDDLTGQRLNDYQLLRQLGRGAMASVYLAEQQSLARRVALKVLAAELCRDQAYVDRFQHEARAAASLVHPGIVQVYEVGKVEIDGVERHYLAQEYVADGTLGRHAQRNGALEPGRVLEVLWQVGAALAAAAERGLVHRDIKPDNLMVDRSGAIKVADFGLARLAEANTPRMTQAGVAMGTPLYMSPEQIEGRDIDARSDLYSLGVTAYQLLTGDPPFTGDTPLSVAVQHLNSEPDPVAERRPETPPELAEVIDRLIAKSPGDRYASPTAMLEELSYVARVAERDGWATAATLSGAGLVGASTLAGGWAPRTGDDAEAVDRLSEAMRKESRNPSTAGFPLVRALRWALPGLLLGGLLATAMTPRPLIRPGAIRIERFDSVKQQLFHAKTTDTPDAWRAVLDYHPDEDDFYQRLALRGLALCHLRRGDNGQAVRTLERLPDTTVGDEGLSDPAIAVARVVAYSRTGQPDKARTAGAALSSVSPGERARLQGLLPELFEEASSAL; from the coding sequence TTGGACGACCTCACCGGCCAACGCCTGAACGATTACCAGTTGCTCCGGCAGCTGGGGCGTGGGGCGATGGCTTCGGTCTACTTGGCCGAGCAGCAATCGCTGGCGAGGCGGGTCGCCCTCAAGGTGCTCGCGGCCGAGCTCTGCCGCGACCAGGCGTACGTCGATCGCTTTCAGCACGAGGCCCGCGCGGCGGCTTCGCTCGTTCATCCCGGCATCGTGCAGGTGTACGAGGTCGGCAAGGTCGAGATCGACGGCGTCGAGCGGCATTACCTGGCGCAGGAGTACGTCGCCGACGGCACCCTCGGCCGCCACGCCCAACGCAACGGGGCGCTCGAACCGGGGCGGGTGCTCGAGGTTCTGTGGCAGGTCGGCGCGGCGCTCGCGGCCGCCGCGGAACGGGGGCTCGTCCACCGCGACATCAAGCCCGACAACCTCATGGTCGATCGGTCGGGGGCGATCAAGGTGGCCGACTTCGGACTCGCCAGGCTGGCCGAAGCGAACACGCCCCGCATGACCCAGGCGGGCGTCGCGATGGGCACGCCGCTCTACATGAGCCCCGAGCAGATCGAGGGCCGCGACATCGACGCCCGCAGCGACCTCTACTCGCTCGGCGTTACGGCCTACCAGCTGCTCACGGGCGACCCGCCGTTCACGGGCGACACGCCGCTGTCGGTCGCGGTGCAGCACCTCAACAGCGAGCCCGACCCCGTCGCCGAGCGCCGCCCCGAAACGCCCCCCGAGTTGGCGGAAGTGATCGACCGGCTGATCGCCAAGTCGCCCGGCGATCGCTACGCCTCGCCGACGGCGATGCTCGAGGAGTTGAGTTACGTCGCCCGCGTGGCCGAACGTGATGGTTGGGCGACTGCGGCGACCTTGTCCGGCGCCGGCTTGGTTGGCGCCTCGACCCTTGCTGGCGGCTGGGCGCCACGCACGGGCGACGACGCCGAAGCGGTCGATCGACTTTCCGAAGCGATGCGGAAGGAGTCTCGCAACCCGAGCACGGCTGGCTTTCCGTTAGTAAGAGCCCTGCGATGGGCCCTGCCGGGCTTGTTGCTCGGCGGTCTCCTAGCGACCGCGATGACGCCCCGCCCGCTGATCCGCCCGGGGGCGATCCGCATCGAGCGGTTCGACTCGGTCAAGCAACAACTCTTCCACGCGAAGACGACCGACACCCCCGACGCCTGGCGAGCGGTCCTCGACTACCACCCGGACGAGGACGATTTCTACCAACGCCTCGCCCTCCGCGGGCTCGCGCTCTGCCATCTCCGCCGAGGGGACAACGGGCAAGCGGTCCGCACCCTCGAAAGGCTGCCCGACACGACCGTCGGCGATGAGGGGCTGAGCGACCCGGCGATCGCCGTAGCGCGCGTCGTCGCCTACAGCCGCACCGGCCAGCCGGACAAGGCGCGCACCGCCGGCGCGGCGCTCTCGAGCGTGTCTCCGGGTGAGCGCGCACGGCTCCAGGGACTGCTCCCCGAGCTCTTCGAAGAAGCCAGCTCGGCTCTCTAA
- the metF gene encoding 5,10-methylenetetrahydrofolate reductase, producing the protein MRLPEIYATDRFALSFELFPPKTEAGVETLFRHAETLVEFDPAYITCTYGAGGSTQDRTLEIAARVRREFDLPVATHLTCVGRTADQIRDYLRRAVEADVMNVVALRGDPPAGETEFKATEGGYSYANELVAMIRSDFPQMGVAVAGYPEVHQEAPSPEADLENLKRKVDTGADAIITQLFYDNDDFFRFRDRCEAAGITVPLIPGLLPVTNASQIKRIVSLCGAKLPADFLAQLEACGDDKEAQFRLGVEQATAQTQQLIDGIVPGIHYYVLNKSEATSQVLKSVTLSA; encoded by the coding sequence ATGCGACTGCCCGAGATCTACGCGACCGACCGATTCGCGCTCTCCTTCGAGCTCTTCCCCCCCAAGACCGAGGCGGGCGTCGAGACCCTCTTCCGCCACGCGGAGACGCTGGTCGAGTTCGACCCGGCATACATCACCTGCACCTACGGCGCCGGCGGATCGACCCAGGACCGCACCCTGGAGATCGCCGCCCGCGTGCGGCGGGAGTTCGACCTGCCGGTCGCCACGCACCTGACCTGCGTCGGCCGCACGGCGGACCAGATCCGCGACTACCTCCGCCGGGCGGTGGAAGCGGACGTGATGAACGTCGTCGCCCTGCGCGGCGACCCGCCCGCGGGGGAGACCGAGTTCAAGGCGACCGAGGGGGGCTACTCCTACGCGAACGAGCTGGTCGCGATGATCCGCAGCGACTTCCCACAGATGGGGGTCGCCGTGGCGGGTTATCCCGAGGTGCACCAGGAGGCGCCCAGCCCCGAAGCGGACCTCGAGAACCTCAAGCGAAAGGTCGACACCGGCGCCGATGCGATCATCACGCAGCTCTTCTACGACAACGACGACTTCTTCCGCTTCCGAGACCGTTGCGAAGCGGCGGGCATCACCGTGCCGTTGATCCCGGGCCTCTTGCCCGTGACCAACGCCTCGCAGATCAAGCGGATCGTCTCGCTCTGTGGCGCCAAGTTGCCCGCGGATTTCCTAGCGCAGCTCGAAGCGTGCGGCGATGATAAAGAGGCCCAATTCCGTCTCGGAGTCGAGCAGGCGACCGCTCAGACGCAGCAGCTGATCGACGGCATCGTACCGGGCATCCACTATTACGTGCTGAACAAGTCGGAAGCGACCAGCCAAGTCCTTAAGTCCGTGACCCTGTCCGCCTAG
- the ilvE_2 gene encoding Branched-chain-amino-acid aminotransferase: MPTPATPVRPTANIDGRLSPLEEARVPVLDRGFLYGDSVYEVFRTYDGVPLFWREHFERMENSARLIHMPISQSREELMDQIRRAVAEAGAGPPEDGRGDDSRGEVYVRWHVSRGVGPVDLYPDPNLKTSFMILVKPVPTWKQEHYDVGLRLAVTDVRRNGIEALSPNIKSGNYLNNILALAESVERGADDCLMLNAAGHVTEASNSNVFFVTGGRVQTPADSAGNLRGITGAALRRLGERDGWPIEEAELTVDDLARVDEAFVTSATREVMPVAAIRLPNGGWRELPPGGGPTTRQVAAAYKQAVADYVTANADARLW, from the coding sequence ATGCCCACCCCCGCTACGCCCGTCCGCCCGACCGCCAACATCGACGGTCGCTTGTCCCCACTGGAAGAGGCCCGCGTCCCCGTGCTCGACCGGGGCTTCCTGTACGGCGATTCGGTCTACGAGGTCTTCCGAACCTACGACGGCGTCCCCCTCTTCTGGCGTGAGCACTTCGAGCGGATGGAGAACTCGGCCCGCCTGATCCACATGCCGATCTCGCAGAGCCGCGAGGAGCTGATGGACCAAATCCGCCGCGCCGTCGCCGAGGCGGGCGCCGGGCCACCAGAGGATGGCCGGGGCGACGACAGCCGGGGCGAGGTGTACGTCCGTTGGCACGTTTCGCGGGGCGTCGGGCCGGTCGATCTCTACCCCGACCCGAACCTGAAGACGAGCTTCATGATCCTCGTGAAGCCGGTCCCGACCTGGAAACAGGAGCACTACGACGTCGGTCTCCGGCTCGCCGTGACCGACGTCCGCCGCAACGGGATCGAGGCCCTCAGCCCGAACATCAAGAGCGGCAACTACCTGAACAATATCCTGGCCCTGGCCGAATCGGTCGAGCGGGGCGCCGACGACTGCCTGATGCTCAACGCGGCGGGGCACGTCACCGAGGCGAGCAACAGCAACGTCTTCTTCGTGACCGGGGGGCGCGTGCAGACCCCCGCCGACTCGGCGGGCAACCTGCGGGGTATCACCGGAGCCGCGTTGCGGCGGCTGGGCGAGCGGGACGGCTGGCCGATCGAGGAGGCGGAGCTCACCGTCGACGACCTGGCGCGTGTCGACGAAGCGTTCGTCACCAGCGCCACGCGGGAGGTGATGCCGGTCGCGGCGATCCGGCTGCCCAATGGCGGCTGGCGTGAGCTCCCGCCCGGCGGCGGGCCGACGACCCGCCAGGTGGCCGCCGCCTACAAACAAGCCGTAGCGGATTACGTGACGGCGAACGCCGACGCCCGGTTGTGGTGA
- the malP gene encoding Maltodextrin phosphorylase: protein MSQVDVPPPAATQRENWTEVTPQALYGKLNTIANNLWWSWKPEVQSLFRDLDPLRWRQLDHNPIALLREMTPEQVSERASEMAMYTRINQAHRRLHDYLTKTDQTWGARNAGVLGSKPVAYFSAEFGIHESAPIYSGGLGVLSGDHIKSASGLGVPLIALGLFYDQGYFKQHLDGEGYQQEEYLDTKVENQPMDPAIGADGEPITVSIDTRNGALQAKVWLMRVGRIKLYLLDCDVEGNSPQDRELTSRLYGGDTRTRIRQELVLGIGGVKALRALGITPGAYHLNEGHSAFAPLEVMHGMMQDDGLSFDEALREVAKHTVFTTHTPVPAGHDRFDAGLIEEHLGPTRDKLGISHDQLMGLGRVEPQNNEETFCMTVIGLKLSRRANAVSSLHGHVSRAMWANLWPWRVEEEIPIGHITNGVHVPSWLALPMRQMYDRYLGVDWPKRLSEPETWEGIYDVDPGELWETHHALKSRCLDFVRRRLSRQCRRRSEDESYVEAARQALDPSALTIGFARRFATYKRADLFTQRLDDLAEMVNNADRPVQFVFSGKAHPADEPGKRLIQKISNLRKDPRFAGRVVFIEDYDMNVARHMIQGVDVWLNNPRRPLEASGTSGMKVVLNGGLNCSILDGWWAEAYNGKNGFAIGDGSQHVDQDITDTRDGQHLYEVLTEEVIPCFYDRDADGLPHQWIERMVNSIATLAARFSANRMVQDYVNLCYLPAAGGMSSEMSMR, encoded by the coding sequence ATGAGCCAAGTCGACGTCCCCCCGCCCGCCGCCACGCAGCGTGAGAACTGGACCGAGGTCACCCCGCAGGCCCTCTACGGCAAGCTGAACACGATCGCCAATAATCTGTGGTGGAGTTGGAAGCCCGAGGTCCAAAGCCTGTTCCGCGACCTCGACCCGCTCCGCTGGCGCCAGCTGGACCACAACCCGATCGCCCTGCTGCGGGAGATGACCCCCGAGCAGGTCTCCGAGCGGGCCAGCGAGATGGCGATGTACACCCGCATCAACCAGGCCCACCGCCGCCTGCACGACTACCTGACCAAGACCGACCAGACCTGGGGCGCCCGCAACGCCGGCGTCCTCGGCTCGAAGCCGGTCGCCTACTTCTCCGCCGAGTTCGGCATCCACGAGTCGGCCCCGATCTACTCGGGCGGCCTCGGCGTGCTGTCGGGCGACCACATCAAGTCGGCGTCGGGGCTGGGCGTGCCGCTGATCGCGCTCGGCCTGTTCTACGACCAGGGCTACTTCAAGCAGCACCTCGACGGCGAGGGCTACCAGCAAGAGGAGTACCTCGACACGAAGGTCGAGAACCAGCCGATGGACCCCGCCATCGGGGCCGACGGCGAGCCGATCACCGTGTCGATCGACACCCGCAACGGCGCGTTGCAGGCGAAGGTCTGGCTCATGCGGGTCGGCCGCATCAAGCTCTACCTGCTCGACTGCGACGTCGAGGGCAACAGCCCGCAAGACCGTGAACTGACAAGCCGCCTCTACGGCGGCGACACCCGCACCCGCATCCGCCAAGAATTGGTGCTCGGCATCGGCGGCGTGAAGGCGCTGCGGGCCCTCGGCATCACGCCGGGCGCGTACCACCTGAACGAAGGCCACAGCGCGTTCGCCCCGCTGGAGGTGATGCACGGCATGATGCAAGACGACGGCTTGTCGTTCGACGAGGCCCTGCGTGAGGTCGCCAAGCACACGGTCTTCACCACGCACACGCCGGTCCCCGCCGGCCACGACCGCTTCGACGCGGGCCTGATCGAGGAGCACCTCGGGCCGACCCGCGACAAGCTGGGTATCTCGCACGACCAGCTGATGGGCCTCGGCCGCGTCGAGCCGCAGAACAACGAAGAGACGTTCTGCATGACCGTCATCGGCCTCAAGCTCTCCCGCCGCGCCAACGCCGTTAGCTCGTTGCACGGCCACGTGTCGCGGGCCATGTGGGCCAACCTGTGGCCCTGGCGGGTCGAGGAAGAGATCCCGATCGGCCACATCACCAACGGCGTGCACGTGCCGAGCTGGCTCGCGTTGCCGATGCGGCAGATGTACGACCGCTACCTGGGCGTCGACTGGCCCAAGCGGCTCAGCGAGCCGGAGACCTGGGAGGGCATCTACGACGTCGACCCGGGCGAGCTGTGGGAGACCCACCACGCCCTCAAGAGCCGCTGCCTCGACTTCGTGCGTCGCCGCCTGAGCCGGCAGTGCCGCCGCCGCAGCGAGGACGAGTCGTACGTCGAAGCGGCCCGCCAGGCGCTCGACCCGTCGGCGCTGACGATCGGCTTCGCCCGCCGCTTCGCCACGTACAAGCGGGCCGACCTGTTCACGCAGCGGCTCGACGACCTGGCCGAGATGGTCAACAACGCTGACCGCCCCGTGCAGTTCGTCTTCTCGGGCAAGGCGCACCCGGCGGACGAGCCGGGCAAGCGGCTGATCCAGAAGATCTCGAACCTGCGCAAGGACCCACGGTTCGCGGGGCGTGTCGTCTTCATCGAGGACTACGACATGAACGTCGCGCGGCACATGATCCAGGGCGTCGATGTCTGGCTCAACAACCCGCGTCGCCCGCTCGAGGCGTCCGGCACCAGCGGTATGAAGGTCGTCCTGAACGGCGGCCTGAACTGCTCGATCTTGGACGGCTGGTGGGCCGAGGCCTACAACGGCAAGAACGGCTTCGCCATCGGCGATGGCTCGCAGCACGTCGACCAGGACATCACCGACACACGCGACGGCCAGCACCTCTACGAAGTGCTGACCGAAGAGGTGATCCCCTGCTTCTACGACCGCGACGCCGACGGCCTACCGCACCAGTGGATCGAGCGGATGGTCAACTCGATCGCCACGCTCGCCGCCCGCTTCAGCGCCAACCGGATGGTGCAGGACTACGTGAATCTCTGCTACCTGCCCGCCGCCGGCGGCATGAGCAGCGAGATGAGCATGCGGTGA
- the acd gene encoding Glutaryl-CoA dehydrogenase encodes MKRIVTPTGPALETLCEALQGLAAEADRTGAWPAEQLRLCGEAGVFEWFLPPEHGGLGWDDADVTLGYLALSQACLATTFVITQRTGACRRIAGGSNEALRERLLPDLVSGAAFATVGISHLTTSRRHLGKPALSAVRDAAGWRLNGFAPWVTGAEAAEHVVVGAAVLDDSGELTGEQVLLAAPTDTPGVATPDPFEMVGLTASRTGPVTFDDALLPDEAVVAGPMAEVLKHGVGATPGGPQTSTLALGSAAASLAILRDEATRRPDLEGAAEALTAEHSELLVDLASAAGGSPTCSSESLRQRSNSLVLRASQAALTATKGAGYLKDAAAGRLCREALFFLVWSCPQPVQQAGLCELAGIAE; translated from the coding sequence ATGAAGCGGATCGTCACGCCCACAGGGCCCGCGCTTGAGACGCTGTGCGAGGCCCTCCAAGGGCTCGCCGCCGAAGCCGACCGCACCGGCGCCTGGCCCGCCGAACAGCTCCGGCTGTGCGGCGAGGCGGGCGTGTTCGAGTGGTTCCTGCCGCCCGAGCACGGTGGGTTGGGCTGGGACGACGCGGACGTGACGCTCGGCTACTTGGCCCTGAGCCAGGCCTGCCTCGCCACGACGTTCGTCATCACCCAGCGGACCGGCGCGTGCCGGCGGATCGCCGGCGGGTCGAACGAGGCGCTCCGAGAGCGTCTGCTGCCCGACCTCGTGTCGGGCGCGGCGTTCGCGACGGTCGGCATTTCGCACCTCACCACGAGCCGCCGCCATCTGGGCAAACCGGCGCTCTCAGCGGTGCGCGACGCGGCCGGCTGGCGGCTGAACGGCTTCGCCCCCTGGGTGACCGGCGCCGAGGCGGCGGAGCACGTCGTTGTCGGAGCGGCGGTCCTCGACGACTCGGGCGAGCTGACCGGCGAGCAAGTGCTGCTCGCAGCGCCCACCGACACACCGGGCGTGGCGACGCCCGATCCGTTCGAGATGGTCGGGCTGACCGCCAGCCGGACCGGGCCGGTCACGTTCGACGACGCCCTCCTGCCCGACGAGGCCGTCGTCGCCGGGCCAATGGCCGAGGTCCTCAAGCACGGCGTCGGCGCCACGCCGGGCGGGCCGCAGACTTCGACACTGGCCCTCGGATCGGCCGCCGCGAGCCTCGCCATCCTGCGCGACGAGGCGACCCGACGCCCCGACCTGGAGGGGGCCGCCGAGGCGCTCACCGCCGAGCACTCCGAGTTGCTGGTCGATCTGGCCTCCGCCGCCGGCGGCTCACCGACCTGCAGCAGCGAATCGCTCCGCCAACGCTCGAACAGCCTCGTGCTGCGGGCGAGCCAAGCGGCGCTCACCGCCACGAAAGGGGCCGGCTACCTGAAGGACGCTGCGGCGGGGCGTCTCTGCCGCGAGGCGCTCTTCTTCCTCGTGTGGAGCTGCCCGCAACCGGTCCAGCAGGCGGGGCTCTGTGAACTGGCGGGGATCGCCGAGTAG
- the cysC gene encoding Adenylyl-sulfate kinase: MSEPIVVWHEQTVTRADREKAAGHKGCVVWFTGLSGSGKSTVANAVDAKLHAAGVRTYVLDGDNVRHGLNAGPGLLAEKHGEAFGERFGLGFAPEDRVENIRRIGEVAKLMAESGLVVLTAFVSPYRSDRDAVRATLGGAAGEGGDFVEVFVDTPLEVCEQRDPKGLYKKARAGEIKHFTGIDDPYEAPSAPEVTLPGGDEGIEDLAVRVVEDLRSRGVLGA; the protein is encoded by the coding sequence ATGTCCGAACCGATCGTCGTTTGGCACGAACAGACCGTCACCCGCGCCGACCGCGAGAAGGCTGCGGGGCATAAGGGCTGTGTCGTTTGGTTCACCGGGCTCTCCGGCTCCGGTAAGAGCACGGTCGCCAACGCGGTCGACGCCAAGCTCCACGCCGCCGGCGTGCGGACCTACGTGCTGGACGGCGACAACGTCCGCCACGGCCTGAACGCCGGGCCGGGGCTGCTGGCGGAGAAGCACGGCGAGGCGTTCGGCGAGCGCTTCGGGCTCGGCTTCGCCCCGGAGGATCGGGTCGAGAACATCCGCCGCATCGGCGAGGTCGCCAAGCTGATGGCGGAATCGGGGCTGGTGGTGCTGACCGCGTTCGTGAGCCCCTACCGGAGCGACCGCGACGCGGTCCGCGCGACGCTCGGCGGCGCCGCCGGCGAGGGGGGCGACTTCGTCGAGGTGTTTGTCGACACCCCGCTGGAGGTGTGCGAGCAGCGCGACCCCAAGGGACTCTACAAGAAGGCCCGCGCCGGCGAGATCAAGCACTTTACCGGCATCGACGATCCGTACGAGGCGCCCAGCGCTCCCGAGGTCACGCTGCCGGGGGGCGACGAGGGCATCGAAGACTTGGCGGTACGGGTCGTCGAGGATTTGCGGAGCCGTGGGGTCTTGGGGGCGTGA
- a CDS encoding BON domain protein → MHPRRDPLTAASRTNDTGLAQLVRERISVRLGKRIRDLSVQVESGVIRLSGKCSTYYSKQLAQHAVLGVVEDEEIENQIEVAVPSRVCRG, encoded by the coding sequence ATGCACCCGAGGCGTGATCCGCTGACCGCAGCCTCTAGGACCAACGACACGGGCCTGGCCCAGTTGGTCCGTGAGCGGATCTCGGTGCGACTCGGCAAACGGATACGCGACCTCTCGGTCCAGGTAGAGAGTGGTGTCATCCGCCTCAGCGGGAAGTGCTCGACCTACTACTCCAAGCAGCTCGCCCAGCACGCCGTTCTTGGCGTGGTAGAGGACGAAGAGATCGAGAACCAGATCGAGGTCGCGGTCCCCTCAAGAGTCTGCCGCGGTTGA
- the lpxK gene encoding Tetraacyldisaccharide 4'-kinase — translation MKSTDFYDLVSGRRRGIGPSVLRGLLALAEGPYRAAVWWRNRRYDRVESLVHRVEAPVVSVGNLTLGGSGKTPMVKWIARRLREEGVRVTLLSRGYGSTDGGPNDEALELEQALPDVPHLQNPDRVAAARVAIDELAAQALVLDDGFQHRRIGRDLDLVLLDATAPFGYGRVFPRGALRESVASLRRADLVCLTRSDLIDETELQAIRERVARVAPDAGWCESVVEPTRLVGVDESGGLIEQPLDSLAGKRVAAFCGVGNPGAFRRTLGALGAEVEPFTEFPDHHAYGRDDIERLTREASDAGAAAIVCTHKDLVKVGVENLGGIPLRAIEIELRFRAGEELVRERLAPITARALSRSEDWE, via the coding sequence GTGAAATCCACCGATTTCTACGACCTGGTGAGCGGCCGTCGCCGCGGGATTGGCCCCAGCGTCCTGCGGGGGCTGCTGGCGCTGGCCGAAGGGCCCTATCGCGCCGCGGTCTGGTGGCGCAATCGGAGGTACGACCGCGTCGAGTCGCTCGTCCACCGCGTCGAGGCGCCCGTCGTCAGCGTCGGCAACCTGACGCTCGGCGGGTCGGGCAAGACGCCGATGGTGAAGTGGATCGCCCGGCGGCTCCGCGAGGAGGGCGTGCGGGTCACGCTGCTCAGCCGTGGCTATGGCTCGACCGACGGCGGCCCGAACGACGAGGCGCTCGAGCTCGAGCAGGCCCTGCCCGACGTCCCCCACCTACAGAACCCGGACCGCGTCGCCGCCGCCCGCGTGGCGATCGATGAGCTCGCCGCGCAGGCGTTGGTGCTCGACGACGGCTTCCAGCACCGACGGATCGGCCGCGATCTTGACCTCGTGCTGCTCGACGCGACGGCGCCGTTCGGCTACGGGCGCGTCTTCCCGCGGGGGGCGCTGCGCGAGTCGGTCGCGTCGCTGCGGCGGGCCGACTTGGTCTGTCTCACGCGCTCCGATCTGATTGATGAAACGGAGCTGCAAGCGATCCGCGAACGCGTCGCCCGCGTGGCGCCCGACGCCGGGTGGTGCGAGTCGGTTGTCGAGCCGACCCGCTTGGTCGGCGTCGATGAATCGGGAGGGCTGATCGAGCAGCCGCTCGACTCGTTGGCCGGAAAGCGCGTCGCCGCCTTCTGCGGCGTGGGCAACCCGGGCGCCTTCCGCCGGACGCTCGGGGCGCTCGGCGCCGAGGTCGAGCCCTTCACCGAGTTCCCCGACCACCACGCCTACGGGCGAGACGACATCGAGCGACTCACGCGCGAGGCGAGCGACGCCGGCGCCGCGGCGATCGTTTGCACGCACAAGGACCTCGTGAAGGTCGGCGTGGAGAATCTCGGCGGGATCCCGCTGAGGGCGATCGAGATCGAGCTGCGATTCCGAGCCGGTGAGGAGCTGGTGCGAGAGCGGCTGGCCCCGATCACCGCCCGGGCGCTGTCACGGTCCGAGGATTGGGAGTGA